In one window of Microbacterium sp. PM5 DNA:
- a CDS encoding DMT family transporter, which translates to MTRRSDLLVDLALLAVAAVWGASFLVAKDLIALTGVASANALRFLVAAAGAGILCTLTRQRLPRGRGLVIAVALGGTQAAVIGLETCGVSLTSATNAGLLISLALVMTPALEGIASRVWLPRSYFVAAVAAVVGVALLVSGDGIRLPTAGDALVIAAAVVRAVHVTASGHLTRGRRDSSLGVVFVQLTVGSVVFSAIAGPSLPVAVARLDAAALADVLFLGLLCSVFAFAVQLWAVRRTSAARASILMGTEPVWALVVGVAIGGEAIGPVGVAGAALIVGASYAGQAIERRHRLARRATEQAASVEQATPDVRVGEVDQLVAAPRQHGAQRPE; encoded by the coding sequence ATGACCCGCCGCTCCGACCTGCTCGTCGACCTCGCCCTCCTCGCGGTCGCCGCCGTCTGGGGGGCGAGCTTCCTCGTCGCGAAGGATCTCATCGCCCTCACGGGCGTCGCCTCGGCCAACGCGCTGCGGTTCCTTGTCGCCGCCGCCGGCGCCGGCATCCTGTGCACCCTCACCCGACAGCGCCTCCCCCGGGGGCGCGGGCTCGTGATCGCGGTGGCGCTCGGGGGCACGCAGGCCGCCGTCATCGGGCTGGAGACCTGCGGCGTGAGCCTCACCTCCGCCACCAACGCGGGCCTGCTCATCAGCCTCGCCCTCGTCATGACGCCGGCACTGGAGGGCATCGCGTCGCGCGTGTGGCTGCCGCGCTCGTACTTCGTCGCCGCGGTGGCCGCCGTCGTCGGCGTCGCGCTGCTCGTCTCCGGCGACGGCATCCGCCTGCCGACCGCCGGCGACGCCCTCGTCATCGCCGCCGCGGTGGTGCGCGCCGTGCACGTGACCGCCAGCGGCCACCTCACCCGCGGGCGCCGCGACAGCTCGCTCGGCGTGGTCTTCGTGCAGCTGACGGTCGGCAGCGTCGTGTTCAGCGCGATCGCCGGGCCTTCCCTGCCGGTCGCGGTCGCGCGACTGGATGCCGCGGCCCTCGCCGACGTGCTGTTCCTCGGACTGCTGTGCTCGGTGTTCGCCTTCGCGGTGCAGCTCTGGGCGGTGCGGCGCACGTCGGCCGCACGCGCGAGCATCCTCATGGGCACCGAACCCGTCTGGGCACTCGTGGTCGGCGTCGCCATCGGCGGCGAGGCGATCGGGCCTGTCGGCGTCGCGGGGGCGGCACTCATCGTCGGCGCGAGCTACGCCGGGCAGGCGATCGAGCGTCGCCACCGCCTGGCCCGACGTGCGACGGAGCAGGCCGCGTCAGTGGAACAGGCGACGCCAGACGTTCGTGTCGGCGAGGTCGATCAGCTCGTCGCCGCGCCCCGACAGCACGGTGCGCAGCGCCCAGAGTGA
- a CDS encoding DNA cytosine methyltransferase: MTKTLRMIDLFAGCGGMTVGFAAEGFRSVLAVEWDRAAAATYAANFGEEHVIAGDIARVPDEAIPEADIIIGGPPCQGFSNLGLKDINDPRNQLWREYMRFVKRSRPKIFVIENVDRFATSPEFAMLLAETDHGALAEYELQHAVLNAADYGVAQRRKRTIVIGSRIGRIDLPEPTHAKEPVEGSGLLPWRTVRDVISAIPPRPATTELPDSRSVVFGESMPGVFRGLDLHIGRTPTSKSLDRYSFVPPGGGRFDVPRALLPNCWANKPTGTTDVMGRLRWDAPSVTIRTEFFKPEKGRYLHPQWEPGEWVEEYGQYRSDPVRSVDRVISHFEASLIQDFPPDYRWVGTKIQIARQIGNAVPSGLARAIAQQIKPHLLAQRVADEQELELAVA, encoded by the coding sequence ATGACCAAGACCCTTCGCATGATCGACCTGTTCGCCGGTTGCGGAGGCATGACGGTCGGGTTCGCAGCAGAGGGATTCCGCTCTGTGCTCGCGGTCGAGTGGGATCGAGCGGCCGCGGCCACGTACGCGGCAAATTTCGGTGAGGAACATGTGATCGCGGGAGACATCGCGCGTGTGCCTGACGAGGCCATCCCCGAGGCCGACATCATCATCGGCGGTCCACCCTGCCAGGGATTCTCGAACCTCGGGCTCAAGGACATCAATGACCCGAGAAATCAGCTCTGGCGTGAGTACATGCGGTTCGTGAAGCGGTCGCGTCCCAAAATCTTCGTCATCGAGAACGTCGACAGGTTCGCGACGTCGCCGGAGTTCGCGATGCTGTTGGCGGAGACGGATCATGGCGCTCTGGCCGAGTACGAGCTCCAGCACGCGGTGCTCAACGCTGCTGACTACGGTGTGGCGCAACGACGTAAACGGACGATCGTCATCGGATCACGGATCGGTCGGATTGACCTGCCCGAACCCACGCACGCGAAGGAGCCTGTCGAAGGATCGGGACTGCTGCCTTGGCGGACCGTCCGTGATGTTATCTCTGCCATCCCGCCGCGCCCTGCAACGACGGAACTCCCGGACAGTAGATCTGTGGTTTTCGGCGAGTCCATGCCGGGCGTCTTCCGCGGACTCGACCTTCACATCGGACGGACGCCGACCAGCAAGAGTCTCGATCGATACAGCTTCGTCCCGCCGGGCGGAGGGCGATTCGACGTTCCGCGGGCCCTGCTGCCTAACTGCTGGGCGAACAAACCCACGGGAACGACAGACGTGATGGGCCGTCTCCGTTGGGACGCACCATCCGTGACGATCCGGACCGAGTTCTTCAAGCCGGAGAAAGGGCGATACCTTCACCCGCAATGGGAGCCCGGTGAGTGGGTGGAGGAGTACGGTCAGTACCGCAGCGACCCGGTCCGATCGGTAGACCGAGTGATCAGCCACTTCGAGGCCTCGCTGATCCAGGACTTCCCGCCCGACTACCGTTGGGTCGGCACGAAGATTCAGATCGCGCGCCAGATCGGAAATGCCGTGCCCTCCGGCCTGGCCCGAGCGATCGCCCAGCAGATCAAGCCGCACCTCCTAGCGCAGCGTGTTGCCGACGAGCAGGAGTTGGAGCTGGCGGTCGCTTAG
- a CDS encoding LysR family transcriptional regulator: MDPMRLRLLRELDDRGSVSAVAAALHVSASAVSQQLAILQADVPVPLTVKQGRRLVLTDAGRALAAAAARVDEALVLARESVGAFLAHDAAPVRVSAFHSAGVALFGPLLAALDGVPVALTDEDVAREEFPGLVAAHDLVIAHRLAHDPDWPRERMVMTPLFVEPLDVALPAAHPLASADRIDPAALRGQTWISTHEGFPLTGVLQAIAALSGEPPVIAHRVNEFFVAAQIVRAGAAIAVMPRFTARSLATDGMVLRPLAGVTLNRHVDVLARPDALARSAVRRVRAALGDVAADLAR; the protein is encoded by the coding sequence ATGGATCCGATGCGCCTGCGGCTGCTGCGCGAGCTGGATGATCGCGGCAGCGTCTCGGCGGTCGCGGCGGCGCTGCACGTGAGCGCATCGGCGGTGTCTCAGCAGCTGGCGATTTTGCAGGCGGACGTTCCCGTGCCGCTCACCGTGAAGCAGGGGCGTCGGCTGGTGCTGACCGATGCCGGGCGCGCGCTCGCGGCGGCCGCCGCTCGCGTCGACGAGGCGCTCGTGCTCGCCCGAGAGAGCGTCGGAGCGTTCCTCGCCCACGATGCCGCGCCAGTGCGCGTGTCGGCGTTCCACAGTGCGGGCGTCGCGCTGTTCGGCCCCCTGTTGGCCGCGCTCGACGGCGTACCCGTCGCCCTGACCGACGAGGACGTCGCGCGCGAGGAGTTTCCCGGACTCGTGGCCGCGCACGACCTCGTCATCGCGCACCGGCTGGCCCACGACCCGGACTGGCCGCGGGAGCGGATGGTGATGACGCCGCTGTTCGTCGAACCGCTGGACGTCGCGCTGCCGGCGGCGCACCCCCTGGCATCCGCCGATCGGATCGATCCCGCGGCCCTCCGCGGACAGACGTGGATCTCGACGCACGAGGGCTTTCCGCTCACCGGCGTGCTGCAGGCGATCGCTGCGCTGAGCGGAGAGCCGCCGGTCATCGCCCACCGGGTGAACGAGTTCTTCGTCGCCGCGCAGATCGTCCGCGCCGGGGCGGCGATCGCCGTCATGCCGAGGTTCACGGCGCGCTCCCTGGCGACCGACGGCATGGTGCTGCGACCGCTGGCCGGGGTCACCCTCAACCGTCACGTGGACGTGCTGGCCCGCCCCGACGCGCTGGCACGTTCGGCGGTGCGCCGCGTGCGGGCTGCGCTGGGGGATGTCGCCGCCGACCTCGCGCGGTGA
- a CDS encoding acyltransferase family protein, with protein sequence MPLRRDIQGLRALAVLAVIGAHAAGWPRGGFAGVDVFFVISGFVITGMLLREQQEAGRIRLSRFYARRARRLLPAALVTVGAVVGAAFALFGRARAEQVMWDGASALLLVSNWRFTQQGTDYFHAGDALSPLQNFWSLSVEEQFYLVWPGLLIVSLLFVPAVARRGRAAAAVAAGWAVVVIAASFGWALLQGSSAPTAAYFSTATRAWEFALGALLAAGVPLLRRLPAALGALLAWIGVAGIVASLVLIDMTAVGFPGPWAAAPTLATALALAGGVTAPPRTLFLWTNPVAVVVGNASYSLYLWHFPVVVFAAALLPASPWSLPLTLAIVAVVGFASYAIIEQPLRYAPFLGGRVPAIAAADAEEPAVEASDAAEPTPPAVAPAVPVVRTPEIATRRPAGWQPGTRYFPGSPRTAAQSAAAGPVEVVAASVPEVAPVEPVSAAPPVEAPRVPSVAIADSVAGAIAAPMAAWRERFRTQVALAAAGLVAAALLVVLVVQVQQPRPLPPTAGGTGQAAPAIEDPTAALQADLAAAVSATAWPDLHPSIDEVMAQSSGANPAHDCFAPTPQPDAAACTWGSADAPRHLYLVGDSTAMAYAPALKALAEQSGGAIRVTTVGLYGCRFTDVLVQNDDPAVMQACTQRKNDVAAMIAADHPEQVLVSNAYTLGRTADGRDLSAADLIAAEAAEMARYGMPGRIVFLEAPPEGAPLGNCYTRVGSPYACATSITPVWRDMQAATAAAAAASGDRLVGALAFTCWQEVCPAFAGTLPIRYDQTHLTVAYSEHLAPYLRWALDGAVAAGAPAPPG encoded by the coding sequence GTGCCACTTCGTCGCGATATCCAGGGTCTGCGCGCGCTCGCCGTGCTGGCCGTCATCGGCGCGCACGCCGCCGGCTGGCCGCGGGGAGGCTTTGCCGGTGTCGACGTGTTCTTCGTCATCTCGGGGTTCGTGATCACCGGAATGCTGCTGCGCGAGCAGCAGGAGGCGGGACGCATCCGCCTGTCGCGGTTCTACGCGCGGCGTGCCCGTCGGCTGCTGCCGGCGGCGCTCGTCACGGTCGGTGCCGTGGTCGGGGCCGCGTTCGCTCTGTTCGGTCGGGCGCGGGCCGAGCAGGTGATGTGGGACGGTGCCTCGGCGTTGCTGCTGGTGTCGAACTGGCGATTCACACAGCAGGGCACCGACTACTTCCATGCCGGCGACGCGTTGTCGCCGCTGCAGAACTTCTGGTCGCTGTCGGTGGAGGAGCAGTTCTATCTCGTCTGGCCGGGGCTGCTGATCGTGTCGCTGCTGTTCGTTCCCGCCGTGGCGCGTCGCGGTCGGGCGGCGGCCGCGGTCGCCGCCGGGTGGGCGGTCGTCGTGATCGCGGCATCCTTCGGCTGGGCGCTGCTGCAGGGGTCGTCGGCGCCGACGGCGGCGTACTTTTCGACGGCGACGCGCGCGTGGGAGTTCGCGCTGGGCGCGCTGCTCGCGGCAGGCGTGCCGCTGCTGCGTCGGCTTCCCGCGGCGCTCGGGGCGCTGCTCGCGTGGATCGGGGTCGCGGGCATCGTGGCGTCGCTGGTGCTCATCGACATGACCGCTGTGGGCTTTCCGGGGCCGTGGGCGGCGGCGCCGACGCTCGCGACCGCGCTCGCGCTGGCCGGCGGCGTGACCGCGCCGCCGCGGACACTGTTCCTGTGGACGAACCCGGTCGCGGTGGTCGTGGGCAACGCGTCGTACTCGCTGTATCTGTGGCACTTCCCGGTGGTCGTGTTCGCCGCCGCGCTGCTGCCCGCGTCGCCGTGGTCGCTGCCGCTGACCCTGGCGATCGTCGCCGTCGTCGGCTTCGCGTCGTACGCGATCATCGAGCAGCCGCTGCGCTACGCGCCGTTCCTGGGCGGGCGGGTGCCGGCGATTGCGGCGGCCGATGCCGAGGAGCCGGCGGTCGAGGCATCGGATGCCGCGGAGCCCACACCGCCCGCGGTCGCGCCTGCGGTGCCGGTCGTGCGGACTCCCGAGATTGCGACGCGGCGTCCCGCGGGGTGGCAGCCGGGCACGCGCTACTTCCCAGGCAGTCCGCGGACGGCGGCGCAGAGTGCGGCGGCGGGGCCGGTCGAGGTGGTAGCGGCATCCGTTCCGGAGGTCGCGCCCGTCGAGCCTGTGAGCGCTGCACCGCCGGTGGAGGCGCCGCGGGTGCCGTCGGTCGCGATCGCGGATAGTGTGGCCGGGGCGATCGCGGCTCCGATGGCCGCATGGCGGGAGCGCTTTCGCACGCAGGTCGCGTTGGCCGCCGCCGGTCTCGTCGCCGCCGCGTTGCTGGTCGTGCTCGTCGTGCAGGTGCAGCAGCCGCGTCCCTTGCCGCCGACGGCCGGGGGAACGGGCCAGGCGGCGCCCGCGATCGAAGATCCCACGGCGGCGCTGCAGGCCGATCTCGCGGCGGCGGTGTCGGCGACCGCGTGGCCCGATCTGCATCCGTCGATCGACGAGGTGATGGCGCAGTCGTCGGGAGCCAATCCCGCGCACGACTGCTTCGCGCCGACGCCGCAGCCGGACGCCGCCGCGTGCACGTGGGGCAGCGCCGATGCTCCGCGGCACCTGTACCTCGTGGGCGACTCGACCGCGATGGCCTACGCACCGGCCCTGAAGGCGCTCGCCGAGCAGAGCGGGGGAGCGATCCGCGTCACCACGGTCGGGCTCTACGGATGCCGGTTCACCGACGTGCTGGTGCAGAACGACGACCCCGCGGTGATGCAGGCGTGCACGCAGCGCAAGAACGACGTCGCCGCGATGATCGCCGCCGACCACCCCGAGCAGGTGCTGGTCTCCAACGCGTACACGCTGGGCCGTACGGCGGACGGGCGCGACCTGAGCGCGGCAGATCTGATCGCCGCGGAGGCAGCAGAGATGGCGCGGTACGGGATGCCGGGGCGCATCGTCTTCCTCGAGGCGCCGCCGGAGGGCGCGCCGCTCGGCAATTGCTACACGCGGGTCGGGTCGCCGTACGCGTGCGCGACGAGCATCACGCCGGTGTGGCGCGACATGCAGGCGGCGACGGCGGCCGCCGCGGCGGCGTCGGGCGATCGCCTGGTGGGTGCGCTGGCCTTCACATGTTGGCAGGAGGTCTGCCCGGCGTTCGCGGGGACACTGCCGATCCGCTACGACCAGACACACCTCACGGTCGCGTACTCCGAGCACCTCGCGCCGTACCTGCGGTGGGCGCTGGACGGCGCCGTCGCGGCGGGCGCCCCGGCGCCGCCCGGCTAG
- a CDS encoding tyrosine-type recombinase/integrase has product MIDPSIPRLTPHDLGHTAASLAISSGANVKAVQRMLGHASAAMTLDTYADLFDDDLDAVASRLNDAMPLLASPTGPQTRYRRPQ; this is encoded by the coding sequence ATGATCGATCCGTCCATCCCCCGGCTCACGCCTCACGACCTCGGCCATACGGCCGCATCGCTCGCGATCAGCTCCGGCGCCAACGTGAAGGCCGTGCAGCGGATGCTCGGCCACGCGTCGGCTGCGATGACGCTCGACACCTATGCCGACCTCTTCGACGACGATCTGGATGCCGTCGCATCTCGCCTCAACGACGCCATGCCGCTGCTCGCGTCGCCGACGGGTCCGCAGACCCGTTACCGCCGTCCGCAGTGA
- a CDS encoding PLDc N-terminal domain-containing protein, with protein MEFSGWHVLILIVVLAGIALFVGAVVSIASSAATSLEKTLWILVTLMFPLMGPIVWFAVGRRSIVVNPADRR; from the coding sequence ATGGAGTTCTCCGGCTGGCACGTCCTGATCTTGATCGTGGTGCTTGCGGGCATCGCGCTGTTCGTCGGTGCGGTGGTCAGCATCGCGTCGTCGGCGGCGACGAGCCTGGAGAAGACGCTCTGGATTCTCGTCACGCTGATGTTCCCGCTGATGGGGCCCATCGTCTGGTTCGCCGTCGGTCGGCGTTCGATCGTGGTCAATCCGGCAGATCGCCGCTGA